CGTCGTAGGCGTTGGACACCTCCGGGGAGGAGTACTCGGGGTGCGCGTGGTCGACGTAGAAGCGGGCGCCGTTGGTGGTGACCACGTTGGCGACACCCACCGCATCGGGCTCCACGACCGGCACCGTGCGGTAACGGCGCAGGTCGAAGCCGCGGGTGTCCCGGAGCGGGAACTCCTCCTCGTAGTCCCAGCGGGACCGGGCGCCGGTGTTCATCGCGGCGTACGCCACCACCGCGTGGGTGGAGGTGACGATGGGGCTCAGACCCGGGTTCCCGGGGGTGGAGATGCCGTATTCGGTCTCGGTACCCATGTATCTGCTCATGTTCAGTATTCCTAACCAATCACTCGTGCCTGGAGGACGCGCTTTCCGTGGCGCCCCGCGATCCGCGACCATTCATCCGGGTTCGCGGTGTTGGGCAGGTCCTCGCTCTCGTTCTGCTCGGTGGCGACCGCCTCCCGGATGTGCGCGACGGTCACACCCGCCTCGCTGACCCCCGCGAGATGGTCCTTGATGGCCAGCTTCTTCGCGCGGTCGACGATGTTGGCGATCATCGCGCCGGAGACGAAGTCCGAGTAGTCCAGGAGCTCGATCTCCCCGTCGACGAGGGTGAGCTCCACGTACGGTCGCGGCTCATAGAGCTTCTCGACGCCCGCCTCGATCAGCTCCGCCACCGGCACCGCATGCGGCACCCGGTCGGTGAGGTGGCGGGCGAAGATGTCCCGTGCGCCGTCCAGGGTGGGCCGCTGCACGCGGATCTTGACGTCCAGACGCCCCGGGCGCAACAGCGCGGGGTCGATGAGCTCCTCCCGGTTGGTGGCGCCGATGATGATGACGTTGGCGAGGTTCTCCACGCCGTCCATCTCGGTGAGCAGCTGCGGGACAATGGTGGTCTCCATGTCGGAGGAGACGCCGGAGCCGCGGGTGCGGAAGATCGACTCCATCTCGTCGAAGAAGATGATGACGGGGCGCCCCTCCTCCGAGAGCTCCCGGGCGCGCTCGAAGATCAGCCGGATGCGGCGCTCGGTTTCGCCGACGAACTTGTTCAGCAGCTCCGGACCCTTGACATTGAGGAAGTAGCTGGCTGAGCCGTCGCCGACCCGCGCGGACAGGGAGTTGGCCACCGCCTTCGCGATCAACGTCTTGCCGCAGCCGGGCGGGCCGTACAGGAGCACGCCCTTCGGCGGGCTGAGCTGGTAGTGGCGGTAGAGGTCCGGGTGGGAGAACGGCAGCTCGACGGCGTCCCGGATCTGGTCGATCTGCTCGTCCAGGCCACCGATGTCGGCGTAGGTGACGTCCGGGACCTCCTCCAGCGACAGCTGGGAGACCTCCGTCTTGGGGATGCGTTCCAGTGCCACCCCGGCCCGGGTGTCCACGAGCAGGGTGTCCCCGGCGCGCGCGGTCCCGCGCAGTGGCGTGGCCAGGCGCACCAGCTTCTCCTCGCCGGTGGAGTTGGCCACCAGGGCGCGGTTGTCGTCCATGCGCTCGGTGAGCATCCCGAGTTCGCCGGTGTCCGGGAAGCCGCAGGTTTCGACCACGATGGAGCCGTCGCCCAGGCGCACCAGCGTGCCGGGCACAAGCTGCGCCCGGTCGACGTGCGGGGACACCTTCAGGCGCATGCGGCGTCCGGAGGTGTAGACCTCGGCGTCGCGTCCGTTGTCGCTGTCCCCGAGGTGGACGCCGTAGGTGGAGGCGGGCTCCGCCAGGGCGTCGACCTGGGCGGAGAGGTCCTTGAGCCTGTCCCGGGATGCCTTGAGCAGCTGCGACAGTTTGGCGTTGCGGCTGCTCAGCGTCTGGATCTCACGCCTGAGGCCGGTGGGGTCCGTGGTCTGGGAGCTGTCCATGCCTCAACTGTAACCCCCGCCACCGTCCCTGCAGTCCATCCCCGGGCTATTGCCAGGGATACCTCTGGCGGTATGGGCTGCCGGACTTACTTGCGGGCGCGGCGCTGGGGGCGCGGCGGCATGACGCCGTCGGCGAGCCGGCGGGCCCAGACGAGGAACGCGGTGTGGGCGTTCATCCGGTGTTCCGGGCGGGTGGCCAGCCCCTCCACCTTCCACTCACGCACGAGTGACTCCCAGGCCTTCGGCTCCGTGAAGCACTGCTGCTCGCGGATGCCCTCCATGACCTTCATCAGCTGCGGGACGGTGGCCACGTAGGTCATGAACACGCCACCCGGGATGAGGGTGTTGCGTACCACGTCCAGGCACTCCCACGGCTCGACCATGTCCAGGATGACGCGGTCGACGGGGCCGCCGA
This sequence is a window from Corynebacterium comes. Protein-coding genes within it:
- the arc gene encoding proteasome ATPase, producing the protein MDSSQTTDPTGLRREIQTLSSRNAKLSQLLKASRDRLKDLSAQVDALAEPASTYGVHLGDSDNGRDAEVYTSGRRMRLKVSPHVDRAQLVPGTLVRLGDGSIVVETCGFPDTGELGMLTERMDDNRALVANSTGEEKLVRLATPLRGTARAGDTLLVDTRAGVALERIPKTEVSQLSLEEVPDVTYADIGGLDEQIDQIRDAVELPFSHPDLYRHYQLSPPKGVLLYGPPGCGKTLIAKAVANSLSARVGDGSASYFLNVKGPELLNKFVGETERRIRLIFERARELSEEGRPVIIFFDEMESIFRTRGSGVSSDMETTIVPQLLTEMDGVENLANVIIIGATNREELIDPALLRPGRLDVKIRVQRPTLDGARDIFARHLTDRVPHAVPVAELIEAGVEKLYEPRPYVELTLVDGEIELLDYSDFVSGAMIANIVDRAKKLAIKDHLAGVSEAGVTVAHIREAVATEQNESEDLPNTANPDEWSRIAGRHGKRVLQARVIG